ACACTTAAATGTAAACCATGATGATGTGTTCCTTACCACGTCGGGATCCCGCCCGTCCAGCAGGGTGAGGTCATCAAAGGGGGACCCCTAGAGTCAACACTTAAATGTAAACCATGATGATGTGATCCTTACCACGTCGGGATCCCGCCCGTCCAGCAGGGTGAGGTCATCAAAGGGGGACCCCTAGAGTCAACACTTAAATGTAAACCATGATGATGTGTTCCTTACCACGTCGGGATCCCGCCCGTCCAGCAGGGTGAGGTCATCAAAGGGGGACCCCTAGAGTCAACACTTAAATGTAAACCATGATGATGTGTTCCTTACCACGTCGGGATCCCGCCCGTCCAGCAGGGTGAGGTCCTGGAGGAGCCAGACTTCTGTCCTCTGGTAGGAGTCCTCCAAGCAGGAACTCAGGCAAAACTGAGATTTGAGCTTCTTTTTTGATCCGGATTTGTGAGAATTCAGCAACTTGTTTGATTTCTGAGATCTCACCACACACAGCTGCACCTCTTTGGTCTTGGTCACTGTGGACCAGAGGACAACGATTATGTTTCGGGAAAAGAAAAGTCAAGTAGTTTTTTCTCAAACAAAACCAATGTCGTTTCTTTTTCTTCCCCCCCCAATAGTGGATCAAATGCATTGTTCCAAACGGGATGTGGTTTTCCTGAGGACAACGGATGTTATGCAGCAACGGAAATGCAATTAGCGAGAAGAAGTAAAAACTCCTCTATTTGGTGACGTCCACAGACAAACTATTCAAGCCTATTTTACATAGCAGATGTAGTGTGTTATATGACCCTATAGTATCCTCATCAACAgacttcaatcaatcaatcaatcccaTCCATCATTAAAAAGAACAAGTAGACCTAAAAACAGATTGCACAGAAAACATCGTCATCTCTGCGTCAGAGACCAAAGGAAAAGTAAGAACGGAGAAAACAGAAGAAAAACCAcagggggagaaaaaaaaacagaacataattttagaaagagaattGGTCCcacgtgggaattgaacccacaaccctggcgatACAAGCATcgtgctctaccgactgagccacacgggaACGTAAACCCATCAGTCAAAATAAGAAGAAAACGCACGGAAGCAGACAGAACATTATTTAGAAAGAGAAATAGAAAAGCAAGACGATTGAATAAATAAATGAACAGTAAAAGGAAACAGAACATGCTGATTTTTACCGTAGACACAGAGAAAATGTCTTCCCGACGTTGCTTCATGTATCTCTATAAACTTCTGCAGCTTCTGTCCTTCAGGTCTAAACAACATCCTCTGCATCTCCTTCCTCAGTAGGGACGACATCTCCGCACACAGGGATGGACAggctgggacagaggaggagaggaagaacgcAACAGAGGATGAGTGAGGGATactgggatagaggaggagagagggatactgggacagaggaggagagagggatactgggacagaggaggagaggaagaacgcAACAGAGGATGAGTGAGGGATactgggatagaggaggagagagggatactgggacagaggaggagaggaagaacgcaacagaggatgagagagggatactgggacagaggagaagagagggatactgggacagaggaggagaggaagaacgcaacagaggatgagagagggatactgggatagaggaggagagagggatactgggacagaggaggagagagggatactgggacagaggaggagaggaagaacgcaacagaggatgagagagggatactgggatagaggaggagagagggatactgggacagaggaggagagagggatactgggacagaggaggagaggaggagagagggatactgggatagaggaggagagagggatactgggacagaggaggagagagggatactgggacagaggaggagaggaagaacgcaacagaggatgagagagggatactgggatagaggaggagagagggatactgggatagaggaggagagagggatactgggacagaggaggagaggaagaacgcaacagaggatgagagagggatactgggatagaggaggagagagggatactgggacagaggaggagagagggatactgggacagaggaggagaggaagaacgcaacagaggatgagagagggatactgggatagaggaggagagagggatactgggacagaggaggagagagggatactgggacagaggaggagaggaggagagagggatactgggatagaggaggagagagggagagaggaatactgggatagaggaggagagagggatactgggacagaggaggagaggatgagagagggatactgggatagaggaggagagagggatactgggacagaggaggagaggaggagagagggatactgggatagaggaggagagagggatactgggacagagga
This genomic stretch from Oncorhynchus nerka isolate Pitt River unplaced genomic scaffold, Oner_Uvic_2.0 unplaced_scaffold_1962, whole genome shotgun sequence harbors:
- the exoc1l gene encoding exocyst complex component 1-like encodes the protein MSSLLRKEMQRMLFRPEGQKLQKFIEIHEATSGRHFLCVYVTKTKEVQLCVVRSQKSNKLLNSHKSGSKKKLKSQFCLSSCLEDSYQRTEVWLLQDLTLLDGRDPDVDDPCFLMHFSTVRSVTAFSCGAKYSMARALVALSDKHCGRPLTLVNYDLAYIGPSSIYLNRGDCVVLMQICFYAANLVCLSLCPVPLD